From the genome of Oncorhynchus gorbuscha isolate QuinsamMale2020 ecotype Even-year linkage group LG18, OgorEven_v1.0, whole genome shotgun sequence:
TGTAGGTGCTGTAACACCTGCGATGATGTACGAGAAGCCTATCGCAGGCGGGGTTGGGCCTTCAAGAACCCCGACACCATTGAGCAGTGCAAGAGGGAGGGCTTCAGCCAAAAGATGCAGGAGCAGAAAAACGAGGGCTGCCAGATCTACGGCTTTCTGGAGGTCAACAAGGTAACTAGTCTTCAACGGATAATTTGGCTAAGTTCATAATCAAAAGAATAGTCAGTACTCGCACTCTGATTTACACTCCAAAAGGGGATGTTTTATTTAATGGCTGACAGTGTTTAAACCATTGCCTGGTCTTCAAATGGTCAGGTTAGAAACAACATGATTTGttagaaacaacaacaaatgaATCATCACTTTTTGGGAGCAtaattctgtgtggttatttAAAAAGAATTAGGGATGGAAGTGTACTGTAACTGGAAGTTATATTTTGTGAGGTGCTTTAATGCATTTATATACATTTTCAATATGTAAATATTGCGTTCATTGTCTGTCTTTCTTTTAAACTCTTTGTTTTTTTGTTAGGTGGCAGGAAATTTCCACTTTGCCCCTGGAAAGAGTTTCCAGCAGTCCCATGTTCATGGTAAGACGTACATTTTACTATCCTAAGTGTGAACAACCCAAATCTGATTTTCTTTCTGTATCCAATCTTTTTTTCTGACTGTCCACAAATTTGATCAGATTTGTGCATTCATACTgatctgaattgggctgcctcGAAATGGGTTGGTACCTTGGTCTTATATCAATTATCCAAGGAAAATAAGAATTATTTTACCCATGACAGAAAGTCAATCCTCTGAATTGCATAAAGACAAATGGGTAGCAGACTGATTTGGGTTGGAAATCGAAAAATTGCTTACTTGCTACCAGAAACACCTTGTGATTTATTAAAACAGTCTGTCTCAGACCAGGTACAGACCCTTTTGTAGTGTAGTTTGCCCCTAGCACATTCTCAGACGATAGCAAGGAAAGACCAATGTTAACCGGTAAGTTCACTTGCAAGTCACTATGCCAGTAGGCATTTCTAGTGCATCCATAACTAATCTTTACAGTAAATCCTTTTGTAAATGGTGCATGTTTTTCTTTTTCATCGTTCCTTTCGTTGTCTTATGCTAGACTTCTTCCGTTCTTTCCTAATAGGATCCGCTGCAATCTCAGTAATTCATTTTAGCTCTTTTTTTTCTCATGAAAACATCTGATCTTTATGGCAGAGGTGAAAATGTGTCAAACTAAATAGCTCTTTTTTTCTACATATAAACGTAACGTTTTGACTGTAAATGGATAATTGACTCACTTGCTTTATCGTTGTTGCCTACTGATAACACTAACATACTAATCAAGTTATTTTGCATTGACACTTACACTCTGGATAAAAATGAATGTGAAATGTATTAATTTGTTTGGCATACTGATTGCAAAACATTTATTGCAATGGATTTTACAAATTAAATCATGTTACTCGGCTTGACAGAAGTCTGAATTGCACTCCAACTGTGGAAGCGGGCATAATAACAGAAGTCGTTACTATAAATATTATTCCTGATGTAACTGTGTGACAATACAGGCATATTTGTCATTGAGGCACTGTTGTAATTTCATTTACCCTAATAACTTATTTCTCAAGAATTGCTAATAGAGTAGCATGGTACATAACCAGATGAAGTTGTAGGCCCAAAGTACTATACTCTCAACTTGCTTGGAGGCATTGAAAGGTTTCTTTTGTCATAAACATCATGTACAGAAAGTATAGAGCAGAAGGATTCACCAGCTCAATGCTGATTTTATTTACTAGACTAGTACTACTGTCCATGTCTGCTTAAAGGCAGAAATAAGAGACAAGAATCCCTTTTTGATAAGAATTTGGCCATATATGAAATACCAGATGTGATGAACCCCCTTCAGAGGCATATTGCCTTTGGCCAGCCTCTTTTTCTATGTAGCCCAACATGCGTCATATAGTgactcttctctcttctttctgcaGTGCACGCTGTGGAAAGTAAGTCCATCTTTTTGTAGCTTTTATTTTTGTAGTAAACGTCCCCACCTTACCCTGGTCCCAGATCCGTTTGTGCTCTTCTCTACTCCCTTGCTGTCCTTGTCATGACAACGAGTTGGCGtaagagcacaaacagactggcactcaggccaCATCCCTCCCTTCTAAATTGATCCAGTCAAATATCAAACTTTGTTTATGAAGAGGTTGTCAGTCAGAATTAACCCTGTTATTAAATTAAAGCCTAGCGAAGACAACCAAAGCTGCTTCTAACTTGTGGTTTAAAACAGTCCTTTTGAATAACCAGCATGTGATTGTTGGTTTGATCTTTATTGGAGGTGGTACAAGCAGTAATCTAGATCACATTTCAGAGGGCTCAACAATTATAACTTGTAATGGGAGAGTCGTAGATTGAGTAGTAAGCCCTCATAACTGCCAGAACATAACTGATGATGCTATCAGATCACAGCATTACTAACATCTTGTCTCAAATTATTTTCAGTTCATGATCTGCAGAGTTTTGGACTAGACAACGTAAGTACATTTGACAAATCTTGTCTTGCCCAGGCAAAGTTCTCCATACACGTGAGCACTTATTTGTGTTGTCCTACAGATCAACATGACTCACTTTATCAAGCATCTGTCCTTTGGGAGAGACTACCCTGGTATCGTCAATCCTTTGGATGGTACAGATGTTGCAGCACCACAAGGTTAGTCATCCCATTTATCAAAAGCCCCACACCAAACATTTGGCCTACTACCAGCAATTGAAATCACAGCATTTATTGACATTTCTCCATCGTTCTGGGACAAAGTGTGACATGGGAATGAGTTATGACAAAAGTCCCACTATGTCATTTTCATTAAGTATGGTAGGTGGTCTCAGCAGCGGATGCCCATCCCAATGGACATAAATGTACCAAATGTGCCTCCACTCTGCATCATTGTCTTCCCAACTCCTCCCATCAGCTCTCTGCCTCTCATGCCAACCCTGAGGGAAGAAAAAATACAGCATTTGAACAAAATGAAAAAACAATAGTTCTATTGAACAAACCACAATATACAGTGTGGATGCCTGCGACAAAATCATGTAAAGAAATATGATGCCCAAACACACTATTGTATTCTTACAAAGTGTATTGCATTTCAGTGTAGGATTACTTGTAATAGATAGATAGCTAGACGTTGGGTTAACTTAACTAACCTTAGACAGGAAAAGGTTCCAAACATGGCACCAGCTGCCATCCCAACAGCGAAGCCCATCATGAATCCCATTTTAATTCTGTCAATGCAGGCTGGCTGTTGCTGGCCATACGGTCCTACTGCCACTGGCATCTGTATTGAAAGAAAGCACAACCATCAAAATGCATGGCAGGTTCATGAATCAGTTGCGCTAGCTAGGCGTTTGTAGCTAGCTTGCTACGTCGTAAGACTACACCAGTGGCTAAGCTTAAACGGCAAGTTAAGCTCGcggagttagctagctaaactatCAACGTTATTTGCACAAGACAGACATTTGCCACCGAAAACAGATTGATATGTAGCTAATGTCACGAACATTGTCCACCCTTTATCTCGAGCTTCTGTTtacccagctagctagctgcgttTTGGCTAGCTAACTGGTTTGCATGTCACCTAGGTCAGGCCTTGAAGACATTTGAAAAGATAGTTAACGCCCGactacatatatttttctatcATCACTATTATTCACTCTAAGCAGCACTTACCTTGGTTTTTTGCGTAATGTGAGTTATCGGTCACTAGAGAAGAAACCCCTTTTCGATGAGACGAGGTAGTTTGGAATGCTGTACTAACAGGCGGCCATTACTTGAGAGGATTGCGAAACCAACGCAGTGGAGACAAAGATCAGTTCGTGAACGATTCGTTTTTCTGAGTGAGTCGGTCATTTTAGTCCGTTCCTTTGACCTGCTAGCTGCAATGAATTGTACAGCAGGATTCAAACGCGTTCCGACCAACAACTCTGTCATATGTGCGCAGGAAAAAATAGATAATGCTGCAGGCAGCATAGAGAACAGATTTTGTcaaatgtattttacctttatttatccaggtaggctagttgagaacaagttctcattttataACTGCGACCTGGAATAGATAGTTGATAGCATGGTGCAAAAATGAATGGAGTTGACTATTGAATATTATGATGGACACAGCTTTGAAGAACCATAACATACACAGACTCTGCTTAACAAACTCGAGAACGAATCGTTTGTAATTCCTTCATTTCGCGAATGAATCACACTCACGGCAGTCAAGCAATAATGCATTTCGCCAAGAGTCATTCACGATCTAGTCCTTTTGCGGCCAAACTAGATCTCCGTTTCAAATGTACCAATAAATAGTCGTATTTGTAAGCTAAGCATTCAACAAATGTACATTTGTTTAAAGCACGCTTCTACAAGTGTCACAAATGACCGCTCCAATAAACCCCTAATGGTGAACGAGAGGCTTGTAGAATTATGACTATTTCGGGGGTGGGGGGTGTGTTCATCGTTCGACGGTAGGGGTCCACCGTGCTCTGGGCATTACTGACTCAAATGAACGAAGTTAGTCAACAGATTCGTTCTTCAGACTGGACGAGTTGAAAAGATCCGAGTcagtataaaataaataacttCCGGTCACTTGATGGGTTGACCCGATAGAAATGATCCCTTTTGTGAACGTCGAGAACCGAATCACATCTGTGAAAGGATATACTGCAATTTTGAGCCCCAGGCATCGATTATCTCGAGATAAGTTATACTAACATTCTCTGAAGATGGTCATTCTTgactgatttttttatttattttaaatttaaaaaaaaatgtttttttatcaaaatgtatttgtcacatgcgccgaatacaacagtagtccttaccgtgaaatgtttacttacaagcccttaaccaacaatgccgtttttTAAGAAGATATTTACTAAAAAAGTTGTTTTTAAAGTAActcaataacaataacgaggctatatacagggggtaccagtaccgagtcaatgtgtgtgggtagagttttTTGTGAGCCAAGTGAATGGCTCTTTTAGGTGAACAGAGCAAAAAGATCCTGCTCACCAAAAAGACTCAGAATGCTCATTGGTGTGTAGCCTGCTAATTATGTGGTGTCAATCTATAGCTCCACCCTGCGTTCATGCTGAGTGAAATGTTGCATTTCTGCAGACTACATGAGCTCT
Proteins encoded in this window:
- the romo1 gene encoding reactive oxygen species modulator 1, with protein sequence MPVAVGPYGQQQPACIDRIKMGFMMGFAVGMAAGAMFGTFSCLRVGMRGRELMGGVGKTMMQSGGTFGTFMSIGMGIRC